AAACAGTGTAAATCATCTGCAAGAAGAGGTAAGGACTCTGGTGAGAAGATACTCTCTGGCCAtaatgaaaaggaaaacaaaaaaggtCAATTTAAGACAAAAGATATGCCTCCCCAACACTTTCAAAAACTCTGTTATTCCTCTCAAGCAAGATgtgccatatttttttttctcaggaaaaaaataaataaataatcccCCATCAAAGAAGCTACACTTGGATAAGCACACCTCCAcgagtgtaaaaaaaaaatcaaagaagctaGAATTATTTGACactaaaaacaagaaaaaatatgcTTAAAATATCATAAGCTACATAGCAATGAAGGTCGAACTAAACCATGCTTACTCTTCGGTAAGGGTGCATACAGATTGAGCCAAGTTAATTATACAGCTACAAAAATTTCAGAGCCAAAACCATTACACCAATTATGGAACCTACTGAGCCAAGCCAACTTAATTCAGTTTCGTTTGGTTTCAATTTGATTGATTCAGTTTAGTTTGGTTTGATCTTTATTTGATGGGTTACATTTTAGTTCAGTTCTAAACagaattttttcttttacttattttttttttttttttttgttatctactgacaaacaaataaatgaaataaaaaaactagTGTGATTAATAGAAGATGATTTAGTGTGGCGTGACTAAACATTCAAGTCCAATTAAAAATGTAAGATTCATTAGATGCTCTTCAGGAAATTATTTGCAGTAAATGGAACAAATCATCCATAAGTGGAGACCATTTCTTGAGTAAACGTTAATCTTCACTTGGATTAGTTATAAGTATGGATATTTGGCAATAGAAGATGACAATACAAAGTATCAATGCCTAACCAAGAAaaaccaagaaaagaaaacagaattgAAAGAACGGTAAAGATTTGCGGACAAATTATTCAGCCATTAACTGGCGTTAGTTGAAGTACCTCCCATTCATTAAAACCTTGAAAGCTGTCAGCGATCCACTTCTTCACGGCAATGACTGATCTACTACCGTTCTGTAATGACGTCTTCTCAGCAAGCCAACCCTTGTAGACTTTGCCGAAAGCCCCTTCTCCTAAAAATAGATCCCCTCGGAAATTTCTGGTAGCCTCATTCAACTCTGAAAAACTGAAGGCCCTTATATTCGGGATGGGTAAGACCTGCCCATCGGGATATGGCTCCCTGCCAGAAGTTGTTGACATGCTTTGTCTATTCCCAGCAGAGATGGTTCTTTTCTCtgaataatgagaaaaaaaaaaatcaattagcGTAGGTAACGAAAGAGGAGTGAGGCAACCttagagtgagagagagagagagagagagagagagagaccagtCCAGCATCTTCCAGTATGGTGCCCAAGTGTGGTTTTGTGGCGCAATTGTCCCCTATTGGAATCAGAACCCAATCGCAAATGTCTACTATTGAAACCATAGTCGTTCTCCTTCCTATTTATCCATCCAAAATCCATACTTCTGGGTAAAAGTGCAGTACTGATCTTGTGGAACACCTTGGTGAGCTTTACCTGTGCCCTCTTCTTGCTTAGGGGTATATTCTCATTATATTGCACTGGAGTGGAAGGGGAGCAGATTTCAGCTAAAGCAAGCTCAAGGCTCACCACCACATCAGCCATTGTAGGGCGTCCATTTGGACGAATGTGCAGACATTTCCTAACAACTTCTGCAAACACCTCAAGGCTTTTTGATGGTATTGGAAGTTTATCCCTCAACATGGGGTCAATTATTTCATCAACTTTTCCATCTTTGAGGCAGCCTTGAGCCCAAAGGGTTAGACTGTGTTGCTCCTCCTCGAGGTTGAAATCCACTGCTGGCCTCCCACAAAGGACTTCTAAGAGCACCACGCCAAAGGCATACACATCTGATTTCTTGGTTAGTTTGCAAGTCGAGAAATAATGTggatcaaaataaccaaatgtgCCTTTAACAACAGTGCTAACATGGGAAACAGAATGGCTTGTGGTGCCCATTTTACATAATCCAAAATCTGAAACCTTAGCCACCATGTCCTTGTTCAACAAAATGTTAGCAGTCTTCACGTCTCTATGTATGACACCACCTTGAATACCAGTGTGGAGGTAATCCAATCCTCGGGCAGCACCAATGCAAATCTTGAGCCTTTGCTCCCACGGCATATGACAATCATTACCATTGTTTTTAGTATTCTTTTTGTAGAGATGATTAGCAAGTGTGCCCTGCTCCATATGCTCATACACCAGGATCTTCTCATTGCATTCATCACAGTAGCCCAGGAGGCTAACAAGATGCTTGTGTCGAAATTTAGAAATCGTCTCAATCTCCATCAAAAACTCATTTGGGCCTTGCTTAGACTTTGGTTTCATCCGCTTAATGGCAACTGTGCTTGTTCCTCCATTAATGAGTCCTTTATAAACGTTACCAAATCCACCACTTCCAATGACAAATCCATCATCAAAGTTTCTAGTTGCTGATTGGAGCTCAGCAAGTGAGAAGCGGGGATATGACCCTTCTGAAGGTAATGATGATAGGATGTCTTCTTGTCCAGATTTTTGCCCCAAATAGGCCAATGGATAAACAACAACATTCAATGTGATGAGTAAAATTATTAGACTATTTGCAATGGTATAAATGCCATAACCAAGCACTACCTTCTGAGGCTTTGAATTATGAGATGTCAAAGCATGTGCAATGGGAACCATGTTCACCCCGGCAAGGTTGTTGTCAGGGTTGCTCAACTTGAACACCTCCAGCCCCTTTAGAATTGCATCAGCACTGTGTTCCATGTTCCCCTTGTCATCGTGGCTCTTGTGAGGGCTTAGAATTATTGTCATATCGCGCTTGCCCTCTGCCCGATCTCCTTCCATCATCACCATGTAGTCTCTGTACACTGCAATGCCATTTCCACCAGCCCATTTGATAAGGTCAGCATTAGCCTCAGCAATCTGATTATCAATGAATATACTGAACTCCATTTGCCCAACTTCTTTAATCTTGTACTCAAGCTCACAGAAATGGAACCTGAGAAGGTACCTGAATCCTTGATCTACAGGCACCTTCCATGTAAAACTGATACGCTCCATCGCTTGCATGTCCCGATTCATTGACCGGGACGTTTGGTAAACTCTCGTAGGAGCAGAGTAAGTGGGTATAACTGCGTAGTTGATCCCAATTGTGGTAGTAACTGGCATGGCCCTTGATTCTAAGAAATAATTGGAGTCCTCAAACCACTCTCGGAACATGCCAGTATCCTCTATGGGTAAAATGGAGCTTCCGCCAACATTTAACCGATGCACTGTCTCAAGTGCAAAGCTTGTATCCAAGAAGATCGGGTATCTAAATTTCTTGCCAACAACGTGTACACCTGGATCATCACCCTCACGGGAATGATATAATCCAGTTGGGATCGAGACAATCTCAATCCCATTGACAAAAGCATATGCTTCCTCTGAAGATGGAGAAAATGTTAGGATTAATGGTTGACTATCTTCCACATGTACGCAAAATTCTTTAGCAAATGATGGTAAGGCCAAAACATCAGCGGTAAGGGCAGCACTGAAGTTGCTGAGGAGGGTATAGGGACCGGCTTTTACAGTAAAAAAGGCCTTGGACCTCTCGAAGCCAGGGTATTCAGTTGGGTAGAAATGTAGGCGGATGAATTTTTGGCCCGGAGTGACATGGAAAGTGTAGGTGAATGTGGACCGAGAAATCTGAGCGGTCATGTAGGGGACAGGATGAGGAGGAGGAATTAAGTGCTTTCCAACGGGAGAGGAGCTTACCAATTTGCGTCTGCCACTGGATCCTTGCAAAATGATGTATCTGGAAGCAACGTCGCCGGTCCATTGGCGGCCATCTAGAGCAGTTGAGTTGCCAGAGGAGCCGCAGTTGACGGCGAAGATGTCATCTACTAGTTGTAGCGGGTAGCACAGAGCAGCAAACTCACTGACAGCCAGCAAAATAGTTagatagaggaagaagaggtaCAGAGCCATCCTTTGATCATCAAGAGAGGAGAGAGGGTGTATGTAATAGATTAATGTTATCTAGGCATGAATTAAGTTCGGCCAGTTGACTGACTGGTCAACCCAAAAGTAAACGGGAACGCGTCCGGACCCGTTTGATCGGTTTGGCATCATACATAATCCATTATTTATAAAGGaattcatataatatattattttgactCAAAACAATACATTGTTAAGAATGGCTCTGTGCCCTcatgagaaatttttttgtcataatatccCATTTTGAGTCAAAATGTACAAAATGAgtataccaatagcattttcctattGTTAATAACATTTCTCATGTCAGCAATCAATTCAATAAGATAATAAGCAATAAACCAGCAATAAGTCGATTTCCTTATTAACCAAATACATAATACATTATTTCCCTATATATGTTTGAATGGTAAATTGCTGGACGCAGAAAGCTAATGAATTCAAAAAGATAATAAGCAATAAACTAGCAATAAGTTCCTTAATACTGCTTCTACGTTGCGCAAAAATCAATTCTCTGTTGAAGAGAACACAAAACCCTAAACCAAAGCGCTCAATTTTCACCACCAAGTACCGAACCCAGCCACCAACAGATCGTGATCCAACACTTATTAACCAAAtaagcgaagaagaagaaaccagatAGCCAAAATCCAGGCGAAATGAGCATACATAAACAGAATCCAAgtagaaaagagagaagaaaaaagtcTGCAGCAATAGCTACAGATCAAAATTGTGAAGGAATAGAAAGACTTGAATCGGATCGAGCTTCCCAGCGCGGGTCTGGATTCTTGGAGACGACCGACGAGTATGGGTTGATCCGACGTCGGGAGACGTTCTTATAGTACGCGGGAGATGATGGTCTCACCCGCTGAGCAAGCAACCGAAGAATGTGCTTCCTCTTTCTAACTTCTACTGCGAGCATAAAAAGAAACGAAGCCATAAATTAAAAACGTTGCTATTAATACCATTTTGTGGGATTTGTTTTTCCCTAGAATAATATTTGATcgcttaattttaatatttggagtaataattatatattatattacgtattattttaatatttataataattatatattaaaatattttttacttaaacaTCGAAAGGTTAACGTGGGGAGTCccttgtgtaacaccccatttttttagatatgttataacttagaaaaTTACGAaccatatatttttttcaagcAATCTCAACATAACACATACTCCCCAAATTTTCATCTACTAAACTAACATGTGGTTCATACATCATATACTAAACTAGGTACTTAATTGATAGTGAAGATAGGAATCGAACTTAAACTTttacattaatcataaaataatgttatacatcattattatttaaaacattcagaattcaaactaacataacttaaatacataggctgcATAAACATTTAGCCAATACAACATGCActtttgctaagtgccattacatgcttCTTTCATGCCTGCTTTTGCTACAATTTttatctgaaacgtttgaatatttcaacgATAAAGTctaattagatgctgaatcatctaagtaagaatacAAAATCCAGTGGCGGAGCCAAGAAAGAATTTTAGTCCCagccaaattataattttagccctaaccaaattataaaaattatagttatctataataatatatataaaaaatcaaagagtCAGCTGGGGCTAAGGCCCAGCTAGCTAAGGCGTGGCTCCGCCAgtgacaaaattcatatttcgTGTATGTATGTAgaatgcaaaatgtcctcatTCCTTTCATTTGAGCCGACGAGACATTAACCACACTTTAATACTACTCCCTATTTTACAAGCTCCTTACGAGGGCGAGGTGTTGTACAACACCCGTGGTAGAGCAGCAATGCTTGTTCGTACTCTCAAACATGTGTTatacatgatcaataatatcatcatgaaaatatgcatattttatcatcatGACATGTTAATGCAACTACATGATgtatacatatcaaggcataTCAATATGTCAAACAAATTGTGGAGCGTACTTGCATAGACGAATCATACTGATTTATAAAATAGGTTAAGTTCGGATATAACCACTTatcttgacttagcctctcaggcttcctcgaTATGTATGTCTTGACCTCAAAATGTGTGGCAGGATAATTTTTTAGCCAAATCCtttgagaaatttataaaacatattttcctatttttttaaaaaaaatccacatttttttcctatttttcctttttcctttaccTTTCATGCACTTGCCACACACTCGCAGCCACTCGCCTGGCGCATGCCTTCACACGCCAGACTCTAATCTTCTTCTCCAATGAGCCTCTTGCCACCGGCAACTAGTTTTGGCCTGATTTCCTAgattttctccttctttcttggCCTACCCAACCCAATCTTTTGAACATGATTACACAACCCTTGAATCGAAATAACCGACTGATCGCCCTCTTTTTGGCCGTTTAATGCTCGGCTCTAGCGACTCGTGACTTTTCGGCCAAGCCTTATATCTCCCTCAAATTCACACAAAAACcctccaaaattttcagaattaatcTTCTCGACACAATGAACAAAACCCCCTTATCTAGCTCCATCGATTTTGCCTTGAAGGCTTGGATTAAACTCTTGAAATTGAATGAAACCTTAGTCGAATTCTTGATTATTTATAGTCGATTCCAGCTAACCCAAAAGCCAAACAGAGGCCTTGCTTACTCCTCAATCCTCTATAGGCCATGATGACCCTATCCCAGCCTTGGCCGACAATGGTACGAGTTTCCAGCGATTAATTTTGCGGCGATCTCGttttgcaggtttcacacctgCGTTTTACACTTTTGCCTTCAATTTTCTCCTTATCTCATTTCGGCCCTTACCCTTAAGCCCTCTGGTTTCAATAATTGCATCCCAGctctcaaaattgaaaattttcactttagcACAATAGTTTTGCAAAATTATACTTTAgccccttaattttttttcaattgcattttggccctttccatGAAGCCCATGAGTTTTTTAATAATTCCATTAAGACCCATGAGTTCCAAATTCTTCATTTCATTcccaaagatttagaaaaacatcattttaaccACCTTCAACCAAGattaataatttgcacttaggccccgAACATATGTAAGATCATATTTTAATCAtgaattcttttgtttcatcccgaaaccacttcagCGTTGTTCCTTATGTAAAACTTGAAGCCCCTCAGGGTTCTATTAACTTTTTGGAAGTTCCTTACGATCATTCATTTTTTTCAGGCTGAAacatagttgtaccgaaaactatctttgatttgatttatttcggtgtcataaatctcacctcgagaccCTTGTTAatcacatattttttttcttagatatttaCATTTTGGGGTACTCCTGTCCATtgattcaacaattaattagctAAATTCTCATATCAATTTCTAGTTCCTTAAACTTACTTAACACTATGCAATACGGAGTATTACACGCTGTGTGGCTTTTTAACCGTTGTTGTGCTTGCAAGAAAAGTCCCAGGCTACTTGTCCCCAGCTCCGAAAAACCAACCTACAGAACACTACTTCCGAACCCTCGTTTGTCAACTCCACGAAGATCATTCTGGCTATCTGGTCTCGAAGGCCCCTTATTCGGGTTCGTCCAGATTCAACTTTCTTGGACTCCAGTTCCAACCTAATCCTTACCTAGTTAGCCTCACCAATAGCACACATGGACGTCAAGATCACATTTCCTACATTATAAATCTATTGTTGTAGTTTGGTAAGAACAATTGACATCGTCTATGAGAAACATCCAAAAATCCAAATCATTGTCAATGGCAGGCACTAGAGACAATCAACAGACTCTCTCTTGGGACATTGAAATTCGTCTTCCTCTACGAGACTCACAAAACCTAACAGGGGTGCATCAGCTTCCACCCGACTTTTGACAACAAATGAGTCTTCGGTCAATTGCCTTTGATCCCTAACAGCAAATGGGGATCCATCCACCTCTGCTAGGTTTTCAACACCCGGTGAATCAACATGAACTCCACAACAAGCTCATTTTACTGTCCCCTGGGTAGATTATGAAGTATTGtgacaacaacatatcaaatgaATGCAAGCTTTACGGGACATGGCGGGAATACTCCAAAGTATGGTCGCTAGCACAATGTTGCATGCAACACTAAGAATATTTACACCTAAAACTGCGCCACCAAGGAAAACTCAGCAAAGGGATGAGGAAATTGATTCTTATCAGGAAGCCACTCCCGACTCCCACTCTCGATCCTTCCCCAGTCAAAGAAATTTCTCAAAACCCCTGTCGCGAGACCCTTACGCCTCCCCATGAAGAAATTGGGGGCGTAAGCCAAACTATCAAATAGAGATAGGTGGTAGGCAAAGCCCGAAAGGAAAAAAATACCAAGAAGCTATGGCAAGTACGCCCACAAGAGGAAGGCAAAGTCCCACTAGGAATTCTACACCTAGAAATAGAGAGACTAACAATAACACTAGAATGAGTATGCGAAACAACATGAAAAAAGTGATAGAAGAAGTGCTCGAACAGAAGAAATTGATTCAGGCTATTGAGCCCAAAAGAAAGTCCCCATTCATCCAAACAGGGTCGACCCTAAGATGTTAAGGGCCctaagtaaaattttatatgaggcccctatatttaaaaataaaattacatgtaacaaatacaaataaatttattttattatataaaatattcaaaatttccacaataatagtttaaaatttacaatatttcactttaaattcacTCTTCTAgcatttttagatgaaaaatcaacaattaaactattacaatCAATTTGTTCTAACATATGTCTTTCAATAGACACCATCACCAATCCATTCAACCTTTCTTGTGACATTGTTGACCGAAGGGAAGATTTTATCAACTTTAACTTTGAGAAACTTCGCTCTGTAGAGACAATTGTAACTGGTATGGTCAAAAGTATTTTATACGTGATCCACACATTCGAAAAACAACAATCCATCATCATAATCTAGTCTAATAGTTCAATTGACTTCTTGGTCTCTTCTGGCAAACATCTCATAATTTTTAGCtcagaaaataattcttatccATCAATATCTGAATCCGACTTATACCTCAAAAATTCTTCTAACTTATCACACGATTTCTTCAAACAATCATCATctatagaatataattttttcaaatcaaatagaaatccaaaaaaaaatcatattcttaaaattattcaaaCCTACACTTAAGTGAAGAAAGAGCTTGATCAACTACATATAAGAAATAATCAATTCTAAAAGATTCTTCAACTGAATGTGTTATCTCATCATTGACATTTTCATCAAATTg
The sequence above is a segment of the Diospyros lotus cultivar Yz01 chromosome 7, ASM1463336v1, whole genome shotgun sequence genome. Coding sequences within it:
- the LOC127806694 gene encoding receptor-like protein kinase FERONIA isoform X1, whose translation is MALYLFFLYLTILLAVSEFAALCYPLQLVDDIFAVNCGSSGNSTALDGRQWTGDVASRYIILQGSSGRRKLVSSSPVGKHLIPPPHPVPYMTAQISRSTFTYTFHVTPGQKFIRLHFYPTEYPGFERSKAFFTVKAGPYTLLSNFSAALTADVLALPSFAKEFCVHVEDSQPLILTFSPSSEEAYAFVNGIEIVSIPTGLYHSREGDDPGVHVVGKKFRYPIFLDTSFALETVHRLNVGGSSILPIEDTGMFREWFEDSNYFLESRAMPVTTTIGINYAVIPTYSAPTRVYQTSRSMNRDMQAMERISFTWKVPVDQGFRYLLRFHFCELEYKIKEVGQMEFSIFIDNQIAEANADLIKWAGGNGIAVYRDYMVMMEGDRAEGKRDMTIILSPHKSHDDKGNMEHSADAILKGLEVFKLSNPDNNLAGVNMVPIAHALTSHNSKPQKVVLGYGIYTIANSLIILLITLNVVVYPLAYLGQKSGQEDILSSLPSEGSYPRFSLAELQSATRNFDDGFVIGSGGFGNVYKGLINGGTSTVAIKRMKPKSKQGPNEFLMEIETISKFRHKHLVSLLGYCDECNEKILVYEHMEQGTLANHLYKKNTKNNGNDCHMPWEQRLKICIGAARGLDYLHTGIQGGVIHRDVKTANILLNKDMVAKVSDFGLCKMGTTSHSISHVSTVVKGTFGYFDPHYFSTRNLTKKSDVYAFGVVLLEVLCGRPAVDLSLEEEQHSLSFWAQGCIKDGKLDEIIDPILRDQLPILSKSLDVFAEVARKCLHMRPNGRPTMADVVVSLEGALAYSEDDRYKDSSTMQDNEDVVNVDAADEDKENVLNLGGAEEKKNDEIIQLDDDALLAQVPYPSTPVQYTENIPLSKKRAQGKFSKVFHKISTALIPRTVDFGWINRGQLLHQTTFWHHTASCWTDKRTISAGNRQSMSTTSGSEPYPDGQVLRIPNIRAFSFSELRKATGNFTLDRLLGEGGFGKVYKGWLAEKTPLQNGRSSVIAVKVGNSHSVQGFNEWEREINILSRLSHPNVVKLLGYCRESERLLLVYEFMQNGSLDKHLFGRGPSFQLLPWETWLKILRGAIQGLAFLHSLEPQIIFRDFKSSNILLDASYNARITDFGLARLGRATIEETHVSTRIMGTYGYVAPEYLATGQLYAASDVYAVGVVMAEVLTGLKAVDPRRDQKILTDWIQPYFAGKRKFKSIMDSHLKGMYPVKVAWQIAQLSLKCLQPEPKRRPSMQQVVEILESIENPKEPR
- the LOC127806694 gene encoding receptor-like protein kinase FERONIA isoform X5 is translated as MALYLFFLYLTILLAVSEFAALCYPLQLVDDIFAVNCGSSGNSTALDGRQWTGDVASRYIILQGSSGRRKLVSSSPVGKHLIPPPHPVPYMTAQISRSTFTYTFHVTPGQKFIRLHFYPTEYPGFERSKAFFTVKAGPYTLLSNFSAALTADVLALPSFAKEFCVHVEDSQPLILTFSPSSEEAYAFVNGIEIVSIPTGLYHSREGDDPGVHVVGKKFRYPIFLDTSFALETVHRLNVGGSSILPIEDTGMFREWFEDSNYFLESRAMPVTTTIGINYAVIPTYSAPTRVYQTSRSMNRDMQAMERISFTWKVPVDQGFRYLLRFHFCELEYKIKEVGQMEFSIFIDNQIAEANADLIKWAGGNGIAVYRDYMVMMEGDRAEGKRDMTIILSPHKSHDDKGNMEHSADAILKGLEVFKLSNPDNNLAGVNMVPIAHALTSHNSKPQKVVLGYGIYTIANSLIILLITLNVVVYPLAYLGQKSGQEDILSSLPSEGSYPRFSLAELQSATRNFDDGFVIGSGGFGNVYKGLINGGTSTVAIKRMKPKSKQGPNEFLMEIETISKFRHKHLVSLLGYCDECNEKILVYEHMEQGTLANHLYKKNTKNNGNDCHMPWEQRLKICIGAARGLDYLHTGIQGGVIHRDVKTANILLNKDMVAKVSDFGLCKMGTTSHSISHVSTVVKGTFGYFDPHYFSTRNLTKKSDVYAFGVVLLEVLCGRPAVDLSLEEEQHSLSFWAQGCIKDGKLDEIIDPILRDQLPILSKSLDVFAEVARKCLHMRPNGRPTMADVVVSLEGALAYSEDDRYKDSSTMQDNEDVVNVDAADEDKENVLNLGGAEEKKNDEIIQLDDDALLAQVPYPSTPVQYTENIPLSKKRAQGKFSKVFHKISTALIPRTVDFGWINRGQLLHQTTFWHHTASCWTDKRTISAGNRQSMSTTSGSEPYPDGQVLRIPNIRAFSFSELRKATGNFTLDRLLGEGGFGKVYKGWLAEKTPLQNGRSSVIAVKVGNSHSVQGFNEWEREINILSRLSHPNVVKLLGYCRESERLLLVYEFMQNGSLDKHLFGRGPSFQLLPWETWLKILRGAIQGLAFLHSLEPQIIFRDFKSSNILLDADVLKN
- the LOC127806694 gene encoding receptor-like protein kinase FERONIA isoform X8, which translates into the protein MALYLFFLYLTILLAVSEFAALCYPLQLVDDIFAVNCGSSGNSTALDGRQWTGDVASRYIILQGSSGRRKLVSSSPVGKHLIPPPHPVPYMTAQISRSTFTYTFHVTPGQKFIRLHFYPTEYPGFERSKAFFTVKAGPYTLLSNFSAALTADVLALPSFAKEFCVHVEDSQPLILTFSPSSEEAYAFVNGIEIVSIPTGLYHSREGDDPGVHVVGKKFRYPIFLDTSFALETVHRLNVGGSSILPIEDTGMFREWFEDSNYFLESRAMPVTTTIGINYAVIPTYSAPTRVYQTSRSMNRDMQAMERISFTWKVPVDQGFRYLLRFHFCELEYKIKEVGQMEFSIFIDNQIAEANADLIKWAGGNGIAVYRDYMVMMEGDRAEGKRDMTIILSPHKSHDDKGNMEHSADAILKGLEVFKLSNPDNNLAGVNMVPIAHALTSHNSKPQKVVLGYGIYTIANSLIILLITLNVVVYPLAYLGQKSGQEDILSSLPSEGSYPRFSLAELQSATRNFDDGFVIGSGGFGNVYKGLINGGTSTVAIKRMKPKSKQGPNEFLMEIETISKFRHKHLVSLLGYCDECNEKILVYEHMEQGTLANHLYKKNTKNNGNDCHMPWEQRLKICIGAARGLDYLHTGIQGGVIHRDVKTANILLNKDMVAKVSDFGLCKMGTTSHSVSHVSTVVKGTFGYFDPHYFSTRNLTKKSDVYAFGVVLLEVLCGRPAVDLSLEEEQHSLSFWAQGRIKDGKLDEIIDPILRDQLPILSKSLEVFAEVARKCLHTHPNRRPTMADVVVSLERALAYLQDDRCKDSSTTQGNEDVVNVDAADEDKKKVLNLGAAEEKKNDETIQLGDDALLAEVPNPSAPVQYTEEIPLSKKRAQGRFAKVFRKISTALLPRTVDFGWINWKADDSGSSNKRTISAGNRKSMSTTSGKEPYPDGQVFRIPNIRAFSFSELRKATRNFRGDRCIGEGGFGKVYKGWLAEKTSLQNGSSSVIAVKRLNSNSFQGFKEWQCEINI